GTCATCACCGCCTTCTGCTCGCGGAAGCCCTTCAGCGCCTCGTCCCAGATGCCGGTGGATTGCACCTTGGTGGTGCCCTTCTGCTCGAACATCTTCGGCACCACCACCGACCAGCTGAGCACCTGGTCCTCGCTGACGCCCCAGCTGCCGTCGCCGTTGTCGGTCAAGGTATAGGTCAGGGGCGAGACGGTGATCTGCGCCCGGGCATCCGGCACCTGCGCCAGAAGCGGCGCCGGATCGATCGTCAGCTGGTAGCTGTCGCCCTGCGGGGTGACGCTGACCACGCCCTCGGTCGCGCCCAGATAGGTCTGCAAGACGCCGGTCAGCCGCGCCGCGCCCTCGTTGGTCGCCGGCACCGCCCAGGCGGCCGAGACCGGCCCCAGCGCCAGCAGCGCCACAAGTCCTTGTCTGAAATAGAGCATGAATATTCCTCTCGCACGCAGGCAAAGCCGTTTTACGTCGTCAGATGAGCCGATTCCGGCCTAGAACTCCACCCCCGGCTGGGCCTTGATGCCGTCGCGGAACGGATGCTTCACCATCTCCATCTCGGTCACAAGATCGGCGGCGGCGATCAGTTCCGGCTTCGCATTGCGCCCGGTCAGCACGACATGGGTCATCGGCGGCTTTTCGCCCTGCAGAAAGCCCAGCACCTCGTCCAGCTCCAGATAGTCGTAGCGCAGCGCGATGTTGATCTCGTCGAGCAGCACCATGCGGATCCTTGGATCGCGGATCAGTTCCTTGGCCTTGTCCCAGCCGGCGCGGGCGGCGGCGATGTCGCGGGCCTTGTCCTGCGTCTCCCAGGTGAAGCCCTCGCCCATGGCGTGGAACTGGCACAGGTCGCCGAAATGCGTGGTCAAGAGCCGGCGCTCGCCGGTGTCCCAGGCGCCCTTGATGAACTGCACCACGGCACAGGGCATGCCATGGGCGATGCAGCGCAGGATCATGCCGAAGCCGGACGAGGACTTGCCCTTACCCTTGCCGGTATGGACGATGACCAGCCCCTTTTCGCCCTGCTTGCCGGCCATCATCCGGTCGCGGGCGGCCTTGACCTTGGCCATCTTCTGGGCGTGGCGGGCGTTGTCGTCGGTTTCCATCGGGACTCCTTTGCTTGACAAGCGGGGGCCGGCAGCGCAGAGCATGGGGCGCGCCGGTTCCTGTCCTATGACAGGTGAAAAGGGAATGCGACGGGTGAAAGCCCGAAAGCAGCCGCCCCCGCGACCGTGACCGGAAAGGTCGCCCGATGCCACTGGCCCGAAAGGCCGGGAAGGCGGGCGCCCGTGGGCCATCGCCCGAATCCGCAAGCCGGGAGACCTGCCGCGCAACGAAGGATTGACCGGCGGACGGGGTGTTCCTGCTGGGGTTCGGGCGCCTGCGCCCTGCCTCATGCCGCCATGACCAGGGGACTTGAGGCATGACCGTGACGCTGCATGTCTGCATCACCTGCCGCGCCGGCGAGCCCGTCGTCGACGGCCAGCCCGTGCCGGGACAGCGCCTGATGGCGGCGCTGCTGCGCCACCCCGATCCGGCGGGCGTGACCATCCGCCCGGTCGAATGCCTGTCCGCCTGTTCGAACGGCGCCGCCATCGCGCTCTCCGGCCCCGACCGCTGGACCTATGTCTATGGCCGCATGGAACCCGCGGACGCCGCCGAGATCCTGCAAGGCGCCAGCGCCTATGCCGCCACGCCCGACGGCATCGTGCCCTGGCGCGAGCGCAGCCCGATTTTCCGCAAGCGCAGCATCGCGCGCATTCCTCCGCCCTTGGGCCCCCGACTGGATGAATCATGACCGACCTGACCAAGACCCCCGTCACCGTCATCACCGGCTTCCTGGGCGCCGGCAAGACCACGCTGATCCGCCACCTGATGTCCGAGCCGCAGGGCAAGCGGCTGGCGGTGCTGGTGAATGAATTCGGCACCATGGGCGTCGATGGCGAGATCCTGAAATCCTGCGCCGACGAGAATTGCCCGGCCGAGAACATCATGGAGCTGTCGAACGGCTGCATCTGCTGCACCGTGGCCGACGATTTCATCCCGACGCTCGAGCGGCTGATGGCGATGCCCGTCAAGCCCGACCACATCCTGATCGAGACCTCGGGCCTGGCGCTGCCGAAGCCGCTGCTGAAAGCCTTCGACTGGCCGGCGATCCGCTCGCGCATCACCGTGGACGGGGTGATCGCGCTGGCCGATGCCGAAGCCGTGGCCGCCGGCCGCTTCGCCCCGGACGAAGCCGCGGTCGAGGCCCAGCGTGCCACCGATCCCAGCCTCGACCACGAGACGCCCTTGTCCGAGGTGTTCGAGGACCAGATCGCCTGCGCCGACATCGTGCTGCTGAGCAAGGCCGACCTGGCGGGCGAGGCCGGGCTGGCCGCCGCCCGCGCGGTGATCGAGGCCGAAACCCCGCGTCGCCTGCCGATCCTGCCCTTGACCGATGGCGTCATCGACCCGCGGCTGATCCTGGGCCTGGCGGCGGCGGCCGAGGACGACCTCGACGCCCGCCCCAGCCATCACGACGGCGCCGACGATCACGAGCATGACGATTTCGATTCGGTGGTGATCGACCTGCCGGAAATCGCCGACCCCGCCGATCTGGCCGCCCGCATCCAGCGCCTGGCCCGCGAGCAGAAGGCCCTGCGGGTCAAGGGCCATGTCGCCGTCGCCGGCAAGCCGATGCGCCTGCTGGTGCAGGCGGTGGGCGAGCGTGTGCGGCATCAGTTCGACCGGCCCTGGGGCGATCGGCCGCGCCTGTCGCGCCTTGTCGTCATCGCCGAACATGACGACATCGACGAAGCCGCGATCCGGGCGATTCTGGTGGGCTAGATGCACGTCGTTTTCCGCGAAAGCCGGGGGCTCGAGGAAACCGAGACCCCCACCGATCCCGGCCAGACCCCGGCCGATCTGGTGGTGCTGTCCTATTCCGACAGCGACCTCGGCGCCTTCGCGGCGGGCTGGCACAAGGCTCGATCGGGCGCCGCGGGCGGCCTGCCCTCGCTGCGGCTGTGCAATATCTCGGCGCTGCGCCACCCGGTCTCGGTCGATCAATATGCCGATTCGGTGCTGTCCCATGCCCGCGCCGTGCTGGTGCGGCTGATCGGCGGCGAGGCCTATTGGCCCTATGGCGTCGCCACGCTGCAAGACCTGGCCCGCAGGCAGGGCATCCCGTTGGCGCTGCTGCCCGCCGACGGCCGCCCCGATCCGGTGCTGGAGCGGTTCTCCACCCTGCCGGGCGAGACGCTGCGCCGCCTGTCGGCGCTGTGCGACCAGGGCGGCGCGGTGGCGGCGCAGATGGCGCTGGCGGAACTGGCGCGGGCGGCGGGGCTGGAGGCCGCGCCGGTCACCGGCCAGTCGCAGCTGCCCGACTTCGGCTTCTACGACCCCGACCGGGGCGTGACCGACCGGCCCGAGCCGGGGGTGCTGGTCAGCTTCTATCGCAGCTACCTGACCAGCGCCGACCTTGGCCCGGTCGATGCGATGATCCGGGCGCTGCGCGCGGCGGGCCTGCCGGCCAGCGGGGTCTTCGCGCCCTCGCTGAAGGCGCCGGGTTTCGCGGACTGGCTCGCGCCGCATCTGCCGGGCACGCGCGCGGTGGTGAACCTGACCGCCTTTTCCGCGCGCGACGATGCCGGCGCCACGCCCTTCGACGCGGCGGATTGCCCGGTGTTCCAGGTCGCGCTTTCGACCGCCACGCGGGACTTGTGGGCTGCCGAGGATCGCGGCCTGTCCGCCGCCGACCTTGCCATGCACGTCGTTCTGCCCGAGGTCGACGGCCGCATCTTCCTGGGCGCGATCAGCTTCAAGGCGGCCGAGCCGCGCGATCCCGACCTGCAATTCGCCCGCCTGGTCCACACCCCCGACCCGGCGCTGGTCGCGCAGGCGGTGGCGCGGATCCGGGCGCGGCTGGCGCTGCCGGCGGCGCGGCGGGCGGTGGTGCTCTCGACCTATCCCGGCAAGGCGCATCAGCTGGCCCATGCGGTCGGGCTCGACGCGCTGGCCTCGGCCGGCGCCATGCTGGGT
This portion of the Paracoccus sp. N5 genome encodes:
- a CDS encoding DUF1636 domain-containing protein, which produces MTVTLHVCITCRAGEPVVDGQPVPGQRLMAALLRHPDPAGVTIRPVECLSACSNGAAIALSGPDRWTYVYGRMEPADAAEILQGASAYAATPDGIVPWRERSPIFRKRSIARIPPPLGPRLDES
- the cobW gene encoding cobalamin biosynthesis protein CobW; protein product: MTDLTKTPVTVITGFLGAGKTTLIRHLMSEPQGKRLAVLVNEFGTMGVDGEILKSCADENCPAENIMELSNGCICCTVADDFIPTLERLMAMPVKPDHILIETSGLALPKPLLKAFDWPAIRSRITVDGVIALADAEAVAAGRFAPDEAAVEAQRATDPSLDHETPLSEVFEDQIACADIVLLSKADLAGEAGLAAARAVIEAETPRRLPILPLTDGVIDPRLILGLAAAAEDDLDARPSHHDGADDHEHDDFDSVVIDLPEIADPADLAARIQRLAREQKALRVKGHVAVAGKPMRLLVQAVGERVRHQFDRPWGDRPRLSRLVVIAEHDDIDEAAIRAILVG
- the cobO gene encoding cob(I)yrinic acid a,c-diamide adenosyltransferase codes for the protein METDDNARHAQKMAKVKAARDRMMAGKQGEKGLVIVHTGKGKGKSSSGFGMILRCIAHGMPCAVVQFIKGAWDTGERRLLTTHFGDLCQFHAMGEGFTWETQDKARDIAAARAGWDKAKELIRDPRIRMVLLDEINIALRYDYLELDEVLGFLQGEKPPMTHVVLTGRNAKPELIAAADLVTEMEMVKHPFRDGIKAQPGVEF